A single region of the Streptomyces sp. NBC_00425 genome encodes:
- the idi gene encoding isopentenyl-diphosphate Delta-isomerase, which yields MPITPATATHDSSNGIAEAILLELVDENGVTIGTAEKLAAHQPPGQLHRAFSVFLFDERGRLLIQQRALGKYHSPGVWSNTCCGHPYPNEAPFAAAARRTHEELGVSPSLLAEAGTVRYNHPDPDSGLVEQEYNHLFVGLVQSPLRPEADEVGDTAFVTPAELAERHAKEPFSSWFMTVLDAARPAVRELTGPSAGW from the coding sequence ATGCCGATCACACCTGCCACCGCGACACACGACTCGTCGAACGGGATCGCCGAAGCGATCTTGCTGGAGCTGGTCGACGAGAACGGCGTCACGATCGGCACCGCGGAGAAGCTCGCCGCCCACCAGCCGCCCGGGCAGCTGCACCGCGCGTTCTCCGTGTTCCTCTTCGACGAGCGGGGCCGGCTGCTGATCCAGCAGCGCGCGCTCGGCAAGTACCACTCCCCCGGCGTGTGGTCCAACACCTGCTGCGGCCACCCCTACCCGAACGAGGCGCCGTTCGCGGCGGCCGCCCGGCGCACCCACGAGGAGCTGGGCGTCTCCCCGTCGCTGCTCGCCGAGGCGGGCACGGTCCGCTACAACCACCCGGACCCGGACTCGGGCCTGGTGGAGCAGGAGTACAACCACCTGTTCGTCGGTCTGGTGCAGTCCCCGCTGCGGCCGGAGGCGGACGAGGTCGGCGACACGGCCTTCGTGACGCCCGCCGAGCTGGCGGAACGGCACGCGAAGGAGCCGTTCTCCTCCTGGTTCATGACCGTGCTGGACGCGGCACGGCCCGCGGTCCGCGAGTTGACGGGCCCCTCGGCGGGCTGGTGA
- a CDS encoding DUF5941 domain-containing protein, with protein MSTAILTGSPVPGSSIEGDLRSLGFDVLTASDAGDAETLLAAVPGDQRVAVVDARFVGHEHALRLGLTDPRFPLAAIPGALTAQPAGRQALTRAMARENSASGGTLLAVESLADRVVAALDADGVGVHRPELGSLVAQVPVDPQTRNEARQAVAALDDEAVRLKSAVKARDGFFTTYFISPYSRYIARWCARRGLTPNQVTTASLITALIAAGCAATGTRGGFVAAGVLLIASFVLDCTDGQLARYSLQYSTLGAWLDATFDRAKEYAYYAGLALGAARGGDDVWALALGAMVLQTCRHVVDFSFNEANHDATANTSPTAALSDKLDSVGWTVWVRRMIVLPIGERWAMIAVLTALTTPRITFYALLIGCAFAATYTTAGRVLRSLTRKARRTDRAAQALADLADSGPLTEALVRLLPGKPRRTAPLSAAVGAVLVALGAWMWGPSWWVVLMAGAYVLASAEAVTHPLKGSLDWLIPPLFRAAEYGTVLILAARADVDGALPAAFGLVAAVAYHHYDTVYRIRGDAGAPPAWLVRTVGGQEGRTLLVAVLAALLTASQFTVALTVLAVAVAVVVLLESIRFWVAAHKGGAPAVHDEGEPA; from the coding sequence TTGTCGACCGCCATCCTCACCGGCTCGCCGGTCCCCGGATCGTCGATCGAGGGCGACCTGCGGTCCCTCGGCTTCGACGTCCTGACCGCCTCCGACGCCGGTGACGCCGAGACACTCCTCGCCGCCGTCCCCGGCGACCAGCGCGTCGCCGTCGTGGACGCCCGTTTCGTCGGCCACGAGCACGCGCTGCGCCTCGGGCTCACCGACCCCCGCTTCCCGCTCGCCGCGATCCCGGGCGCGCTGACCGCGCAGCCGGCCGGCCGGCAGGCCCTGACCCGCGCGATGGCCCGCGAGAACTCCGCGAGCGGCGGCACCCTGCTGGCCGTCGAGAGCCTCGCCGACCGTGTGGTCGCCGCCCTCGACGCCGACGGCGTCGGAGTGCACCGCCCCGAACTGGGCAGCCTGGTCGCGCAGGTCCCCGTCGACCCGCAGACCCGCAACGAGGCACGGCAGGCCGTGGCCGCCCTGGACGACGAGGCGGTGCGCCTGAAGTCGGCCGTCAAGGCCCGCGACGGCTTCTTCACCACGTACTTCATCAGCCCGTACTCCCGCTACATCGCCCGCTGGTGCGCCCGTCGCGGCCTCACCCCGAACCAGGTCACGACCGCCTCGCTGATCACCGCGCTGATCGCGGCGGGCTGCGCGGCCACCGGCACCCGCGGCGGGTTCGTCGCGGCCGGCGTCCTGCTGATCGCCTCGTTCGTCCTGGACTGCACCGACGGCCAGCTCGCCCGCTACTCCCTGCAGTACTCCACCCTGGGCGCCTGGCTCGACGCCACCTTCGACCGGGCCAAGGAGTACGCCTACTACGCGGGCCTCGCCCTGGGGGCGGCGCGCGGCGGCGACGACGTGTGGGCGCTCGCGCTGGGCGCCATGGTCCTGCAGACCTGCCGGCACGTCGTGGACTTCTCCTTCAACGAGGCCAACCACGACGCCACCGCCAACACCAGCCCCACCGCCGCCCTCTCCGACAAGCTCGACAGCGTGGGCTGGACGGTCTGGGTGCGGCGGATGATAGTTCTGCCCATCGGCGAACGATGGGCCATGATCGCCGTGCTGACCGCGCTCACCACCCCCCGCATCACCTTCTACGCGCTGCTGATCGGCTGTGCCTTCGCGGCGACGTACACGACGGCGGGCCGCGTTCTGCGCTCGCTGACCCGCAAGGCCAGGCGGACGGACCGGGCGGCGCAGGCGCTGGCGGACCTCGCGGACAGCGGGCCGCTGACCGAGGCGCTGGTCCGCCTCCTTCCCGGCAAGCCCCGGCGCACGGCGCCCCTCAGCGCCGCCGTCGGCGCCGTCCTGGTCGCCCTCGGGGCCTGGATGTGGGGCCCGAGCTGGTGGGTCGTCCTGATGGCCGGCGCGTACGTGCTGGCGTCCGCCGAGGCCGTCACCCATCCCCTCAAGGGCTCCCTCGACTGGCTGATCCCCCCGCTGTTCCGCGCCGCCGAGTACGGCACGGTCCTGATCCTGGCGGCCCGGGCCGACGTGGACGGAGCGCTTCCTGCGGCTTTCGGGCTGGTCGCCGCCGTCGCCTACCATCACTACGACACGGTGTACCGCATCCGCGGCGACGCCGGAGCGCCGCCGGCCTGGCTGGTGCGCACCGTCGGGGGGCAGGAGGGGCGGACGCTGCTCGTGGCCGTGCTGGCCGCGCTGCTCACCGCTTCGCAGTTCACGGTCGCGCTCACGGTCCTCGCCGTGGCCGTCGCCGTGGTGGTGCTCCTCGAGAGCATCCGCTTCTGGGTGGCCGCTCACAAGGGTGGCGCTCCCGCCGTACACGATGAAGGAGAACCCGCATGA
- a CDS encoding CDP-alcohol phosphatidyltransferase family protein: MSRPSVAELRPVVHPPGVKDRRSGEHWMGRLYMREVSLRVDRYLVNTRVTPNQLTYLMTVFGVLAAPALLVPGITGAVLGVVCVQMYLLLDCVDGEIARWKKQYSLAGVYLDRVGAYLTDAAVLVGFGLRAADLWGSGRIDWLWAFLGTLAALGAILIKAETDLVGVARHQGGMPPVKESASEPRSSGMALARRAASALQFHRLILGIEASLLILVLAVADQMRGDLFFSRLGVAVLAGIALLQTLLHLVSILASSRLK; the protein is encoded by the coding sequence ATGTCAAGGCCATCGGTAGCTGAACTCAGACCGGTCGTCCACCCCCCGGGGGTGAAGGACCGGCGCAGCGGTGAGCACTGGATGGGACGCCTCTACATGCGTGAGGTGTCCCTGCGGGTGGACCGCTACCTGGTGAACACCAGGGTCACGCCCAACCAGCTCACGTATCTGATGACCGTCTTCGGGGTGCTCGCGGCCCCGGCCCTGCTGGTGCCGGGGATCACGGGTGCCGTGCTCGGCGTGGTCTGCGTCCAGATGTACCTGCTGCTGGACTGCGTGGACGGCGAGATCGCGCGCTGGAAGAAGCAGTACTCGCTGGCCGGGGTCTATCTGGACCGGGTCGGCGCGTACCTGACCGACGCGGCCGTGCTCGTCGGTTTCGGTCTGCGCGCCGCCGACCTGTGGGGCAGCGGGCGCATCGACTGGCTGTGGGCCTTCCTCGGCACGCTGGCCGCGCTCGGCGCGATCCTGATCAAGGCGGAGACCGACCTCGTCGGCGTCGCCCGCCACCAGGGCGGGATGCCGCCGGTCAAGGAGTCGGCGTCCGAGCCGCGCTCCTCCGGCATGGCGCTGGCCCGCCGGGCCGCCTCGGCGCTCCAGTTCCACCGGCTGATCCTCGGCATCGAGGCGTCCCTGCTCATCCTGGTCCTGGCCGTCGCCGACCAGATGCGCGGCGACCTGTTCTTCTCCCGGCTCGGTGTGGCCGTGCTGGCCGGCATCGCGCTGCTGCAGACGCTGCTGCACCTGGTGTCCATCCTCGCCTCGAGCAGGCTCAAGTGA
- the galE gene encoding UDP-glucose 4-epimerase GalE, protein MTWLITGGAGYIGAHVARAVTGAGERVVVLDDLSSGVTARLGADVPLVRGSALDGDLLRKTLAEHAVTGVVHLAAHKQVGESVAQPTRYYRDNVGGLATLLEAVAEAGIRRFLFSSSAAVYGNPDVDLITEDTPCAPVNPYGETKLAGEWLVRAAGQAHGIATTCLRYFNVAGAAAPELADTGIFNVVPMVFDRLTRGEAPRIFGDDYPTADGTCVRDYIHVADLAEAHLAAARRLGAPDATGDLTVNIGRGEGVSVRELVTLIGEVTGDARPAVVEGRRPGDAPRAVAAAQLAARELGWTARRGVREMVESAWQGWRLHRP, encoded by the coding sequence ATGACGTGGCTGATCACCGGCGGAGCCGGATACATTGGGGCCCACGTGGCGCGCGCCGTCACGGGGGCCGGGGAAAGGGTCGTCGTGCTGGACGACCTCTCGTCCGGCGTCACCGCCCGGCTCGGGGCGGACGTCCCGCTGGTCAGAGGCTCGGCGCTCGACGGCGACCTGCTCAGGAAGACCCTCGCGGAGCACGCCGTGACCGGTGTCGTGCACCTGGCCGCGCACAAGCAGGTCGGGGAGTCGGTGGCGCAGCCCACCCGCTACTACCGGGACAACGTGGGCGGTCTCGCCACGCTGCTCGAGGCGGTCGCCGAGGCCGGGATCCGGCGGTTCCTGTTCTCCTCCTCCGCGGCCGTCTACGGCAATCCCGATGTGGACCTCATCACCGAGGACACCCCGTGCGCGCCGGTGAACCCGTACGGCGAGACCAAGCTCGCCGGAGAGTGGCTGGTGCGGGCGGCGGGACAGGCGCACGGCATCGCGACGACGTGCCTGCGCTACTTCAACGTGGCCGGGGCGGCGGCGCCCGAGCTGGCCGACACCGGGATCTTCAACGTCGTCCCGATGGTCTTCGACCGGCTCACCCGCGGCGAGGCCCCGCGGATCTTCGGCGACGACTACCCGACGGCGGACGGGACCTGCGTGCGGGACTACATCCACGTGGCGGACCTGGCCGAGGCCCATCTCGCGGCGGCCCGGCGGCTCGGCGCGCCGGACGCGACGGGCGACCTGACGGTCAACATCGGCCGGGGCGAGGGCGTCTCGGTGCGCGAGCTGGTCACCCTGATCGGCGAGGTCACCGGCGACGCCCGCCCGGCCGTCGTCGAGGGGCGCAGGCCCGGGGACGCGCCGCGCGCGGTGGCCGCGGCGCAACTGGCGGCCCGGGAACTGGGCTGGACGGCCCGGCGCGGGGTACGGGAGATGGTCGAGTCGGCTTGGCAGGGCTGGCGGCTGCACCGCCCCTGA
- a CDS encoding phosphocholine cytidylyltransferase family protein: MIGLVLAAGAGRRLRPYTDSLPKALVPVGPAGIEGEPTVLDLTLGNFAEIGLTEVAVIVGYRKEAVYARKAALEAKYGLRITLIDNDRAEEWNNAYSLWCGRDALKDGVILANGDTVHPVSVERTLLAARGEGRRIILALDTVKSLADEEMKVVVDPEKGMTKITKLMDPAEATGEYIGVTLIEGDAAPELADALKTVWETDPQQFYEHGYQELVNRGFRIDVAPIGDVKWVEIDNHDDLARGREIACQY, from the coding sequence ATGATCGGCCTCGTGCTGGCGGCCGGCGCCGGACGGCGTCTGCGCCCCTACACCGACAGCCTGCCCAAGGCGCTGGTGCCGGTGGGGCCCGCGGGCATAGAAGGCGAGCCCACGGTCCTCGACCTGACGCTCGGCAACTTCGCCGAGATCGGGCTGACCGAGGTCGCGGTCATCGTCGGCTACCGCAAGGAGGCCGTGTACGCGCGCAAAGCGGCGCTGGAGGCGAAGTACGGCCTCAGGATCACCCTCATCGACAACGACAGGGCCGAGGAGTGGAACAACGCGTACTCCCTGTGGTGCGGTCGTGACGCCCTCAAGGACGGCGTGATCCTCGCCAACGGCGACACCGTGCACCCGGTCTCCGTCGAGCGGACGCTGCTGGCCGCCCGTGGCGAGGGCAGGAGGATCATCCTCGCGCTGGACACCGTGAAGTCCCTCGCGGACGAGGAGATGAAGGTCGTCGTCGACCCCGAGAAGGGCATGACGAAGATCACCAAGCTGATGGACCCGGCCGAGGCGACCGGCGAGTACATCGGCGTCACGCTCATCGAGGGCGACGCGGCGCCCGAACTGGCCGACGCGCTGAAGACCGTGTGGGAGACCGACCCGCAGCAGTTCTACGAGCACGGGTACCAGGAACTGGTGAACCGCGGCTTCCGTATCGACGTGGCGCCGATCGGCGACGTCAAGTGGGTGGAGATCGACAACCACGACGATCTCGCCCGCGGACGGGAGATCGCGTGCCAGTACTGA
- a CDS encoding ATP-binding protein, translated as MDDHGRGPDPRPEGGPGALPEPPAESVPRPLPYEGVWRFTASAVDASVPQARHAVRDLLYRQGVPLSDDLAQGLLLIVSELVTNAVRHAALLSPELAVEVAVGAEWVRVAVEDAHPYRPTALEADHGRTGGRGLLLVREIAREAGGVCDVEHTAGGGKVIWAAVPLKPERTR; from the coding sequence ATGGACGATCACGGGCGCGGGCCCGACCCACGCCCAGAGGGCGGACCAGGCGCACTTCCCGAGCCCCCCGCGGAGTCCGTGCCGCGCCCGCTGCCCTACGAAGGCGTCTGGCGGTTCACCGCCTCCGCCGTGGACGCCTCGGTCCCGCAGGCCCGGCACGCGGTGCGGGACCTGCTGTACCGCCAGGGTGTGCCGCTCTCCGACGACCTGGCCCAGGGGCTCCTGCTGATCGTCTCCGAGCTGGTGACCAACGCCGTGCGGCACGCGGCCCTGCTGTCACCCGAGCTGGCGGTGGAGGTCGCCGTCGGAGCCGAGTGGGTGCGGGTCGCCGTGGAGGACGCCCACCCCTACCGCCCGACCGCCCTGGAGGCCGATCACGGCCGCACCGGCGGCCGGGGACTGCTCCTGGTGCGGGAGATCGCCAGGGAGGCGGGCGGGGTGTGCGACGTCGAGCACACGGCCGGCGGCGGCAAGGTGATCTGGGCCGCCGTGCCGCTCAAGCCCGAGCGCACGCGCTGA
- a CDS encoding enoyl-CoA hydratase/isomerase family protein → MEPELLHGVTDAVATVVLHHPAKRNAMTAAMWAGLPPLLDALAADPAVRALVLTGAGGTFCAGADISTLQGSPDEAQALAVRAEEALAAFPKPTLAAVRGHCVGGGAQLAAACDLRFAEEGALFGVTPARLGIVYPSSATRRLVSLVGPATAKYLLFSGELIDAGRALRTGLVDEVLPADALDGRVAEFTRLLASRSQLTQAAAKEFANGRTDRDAHWSAQARGSGDTAEGVAAFLQRREPHFTWSTSG, encoded by the coding sequence ATGGAGCCCGAACTGCTGCACGGCGTCACGGACGCGGTCGCCACCGTCGTCCTGCACCACCCCGCGAAGCGCAACGCCATGACGGCCGCGATGTGGGCGGGGCTGCCCCCGCTGCTGGACGCCCTGGCCGCCGACCCCGCCGTACGGGCACTGGTGCTGACGGGTGCGGGCGGCACCTTCTGCGCGGGCGCCGACATCTCCACCCTGCAGGGCTCACCGGACGAGGCGCAGGCGCTGGCCGTGCGGGCCGAGGAGGCCCTGGCGGCGTTCCCGAAGCCCACGCTGGCCGCCGTGCGGGGCCACTGCGTCGGCGGCGGCGCCCAGCTCGCCGCCGCCTGCGACCTGCGGTTCGCCGAGGAGGGCGCGCTGTTCGGGGTGACACCGGCCCGGCTCGGGATCGTCTACCCGTCCTCCGCGACCCGGCGGCTGGTGTCCCTGGTGGGGCCCGCCACCGCCAAGTACCTGCTTTTCTCCGGCGAGTTGATCGACGCAGGGCGGGCGCTGCGCACCGGGCTGGTCGACGAGGTGCTCCCCGCGGACGCGCTCGACGGGCGGGTCGCCGAGTTCACCCGCCTGCTGGCGTCGCGCTCGCAGCTGACCCAGGCCGCCGCCAAGGAGTTCGCGAACGGACGCACCGACCGCGACGCCCACTGGAGCGCGCAGGCGCGCGGCAGCGGCGACACCGCGGAAGGCGTCGCCGCGTTCCTTCAGCGCCGGGAGCCGCACTTCACGTGGAGCACGTCGGGATGA
- a CDS encoding cation diffusion facilitator family transporter, with protein MGAGHDHGHTHAHVPPTGTAAAAYRGRLRGALAITLGVMVVEIVGGVLADSLALVADAAHMATDALGLGMALLAIHFAGRPPSANRTFGLARAEILAALANCLLLLGVGGYVLYEAVQRFFSPAATEGGLMIWFGAIGLAANMVSLTLLMRGQAESLNVRGAFLEVAADALGSVAVLISAVVILTTGWQTADPIASLVIGLMIVPRTVKLLRETLDVLLESAPKDVDMAEVRSHILALDGVEDVHDLHAWTITSGMPVLSAHVVVSSEALNAIGHEKMLHELQGCLGDHFDVEHCTFQLEPSGHAEHEARLCH; from the coding sequence ATGGGGGCTGGGCACGATCACGGCCACACGCACGCGCACGTGCCGCCCACCGGCACGGCCGCGGCGGCGTACCGCGGCAGGCTGCGCGGCGCTCTGGCGATCACGCTCGGCGTGATGGTGGTGGAGATCGTCGGCGGAGTGCTGGCGGACTCCCTGGCGCTGGTCGCGGACGCGGCGCACATGGCGACGGACGCGCTGGGTCTGGGCATGGCGCTGCTCGCCATCCACTTCGCGGGCCGGCCGCCGAGCGCGAACCGCACCTTCGGGCTCGCCCGCGCCGAGATCCTGGCCGCCCTCGCCAACTGTCTGCTGCTGCTCGGGGTGGGCGGTTACGTCCTGTACGAGGCGGTCCAGCGGTTCTTCTCGCCGGCCGCCACCGAGGGCGGGCTGATGATCTGGTTCGGCGCGATCGGCCTGGCGGCGAACATGGTCTCGCTGACCCTGCTGATGCGCGGCCAGGCGGAGAGCCTGAACGTGCGCGGGGCGTTCCTCGAGGTGGCCGCCGACGCGCTGGGCTCGGTGGCGGTGCTGATCTCGGCGGTGGTGATCCTGACCACCGGCTGGCAGACCGCCGACCCGATCGCCTCGCTGGTCATCGGCCTGATGATCGTGCCGCGGACCGTGAAGCTGCTGCGCGAGACGCTCGACGTGCTGCTGGAGTCGGCCCCCAAGGACGTCGACATGGCCGAGGTGCGGTCCCACATCCTCGCCCTGGACGGGGTGGAGGACGTGCACGATCTGCACGCCTGGACGATCACCTCCGGCATGCCGGTGCTGTCGGCGCACGTGGTGGTGAGCTCGGAGGCGCTGAACGCGATCGGCCACGAGAAGATGCTGCACGAGCTCCAGGGGTGTCTGGGCGACCACTTCGACGTGGAGCACTGCACCTTCCAGCTGGAGCCGAGCGGGCACGCCGAACACGAGGCGCGGCTCTGCCACTGA
- a CDS encoding glycosyltransferase family 2 protein: MSAATKVGAVIITMGNRPDELRALLDSVAGQDGDRVEVVVVGNGAPVPDVPEGVRTVELPENLGIPGGRNVGIEAFGPGGRDVDVLLFLDDDGLLAHTDTAELCRRAFDADPELGIISFRIADPDTGVTQRRHVPRLRASDPMRSSRVTTFLGGANAVRTKVLEQVGGLPGEFFYAHEETDLAWRALDAGWMIDYRSDMVLYHPTTAPSRHAVYHRMVARNRVWLARRNLPAPLVPVYLGVWMLLTLVRRPSGPALKAWFGGFREGWSTPCGPRRPMKWRTVWRLTRLGRPPVI; the protein is encoded by the coding sequence GTGAGCGCGGCGACGAAGGTCGGCGCGGTGATCATCACCATGGGCAACCGCCCCGACGAGCTGCGGGCCCTGCTCGACTCGGTCGCAGGGCAGGACGGCGACCGGGTGGAGGTGGTCGTGGTCGGCAACGGCGCGCCCGTCCCGGACGTCCCCGAGGGCGTCCGGACGGTCGAGCTGCCCGAGAACCTCGGCATCCCCGGCGGCCGCAACGTCGGCATCGAGGCCTTCGGGCCCGGCGGCCGCGACGTCGACGTCCTGCTCTTCCTGGACGACGACGGACTGCTGGCCCACACGGACACGGCCGAGCTGTGCCGCCGGGCCTTCGACGCCGATCCGGAACTGGGCATCATCAGCTTCCGGATCGCCGACCCCGACACCGGCGTCACCCAGCGCCGCCACGTGCCCCGGCTGCGTGCCTCCGACCCGATGCGCTCGTCCCGGGTCACCACCTTCCTCGGCGGCGCGAACGCCGTCCGCACGAAGGTGCTCGAGCAGGTCGGCGGCCTCCCCGGCGAGTTCTTCTACGCCCATGAGGAGACCGACCTCGCGTGGCGGGCGCTCGACGCGGGCTGGATGATCGACTACCGCTCGGACATGGTGCTGTACCACCCGACGACCGCGCCCTCACGGCACGCGGTCTACCACCGCATGGTGGCCCGCAACCGGGTGTGGCTGGCCCGCCGGAACCTTCCCGCCCCGCTGGTCCCGGTCTACCTCGGGGTCTGGATGCTGCTCACGCTGGTCCGCCGCCCCTCGGGGCCGGCCCTGAAGGCGTGGTTCGGCGGTTTCCGGGAGGGCTGGAGCACTCCCTGCGGGCCGCGCAGGCCCATGAAGTGGCGTACGGTGTGGCGGCTGACCCGACTGGGCCGGCCTCCGGTGATCTGA
- a CDS encoding iron-containing alcohol dehydrogenase family protein yields MPVLTRLIPSPVVVDIRPGALDDLVGVLADERISHSGKLAIAVSGGSGARLRERLTPALPGATWYEVGGGTLDDAVQLAGDIKAGHYDAVVGLGGGKIIDCAKFAAARVGLPLVAVPTNLAHDGLCSPVATLDNDAGRGSYGVPNPIAVVIDLDVIREAPVRFVRAGIGDAVSNISAIADWELAHQVKGEKIDGLAAAIARQAGEAVLRHPGGIGDTGFLQVLAEALVLSGIAMSVSGDSRPSSGACHEINHAFDLLFPRRAAAHGEQCGLGAAFAMYLRGAHEESAYMAQVLRRHGLPVLPQDIGFTVDEFVRAVGFAPETRPGRYTILEHLDLKPDQIKDVYTEYVKAIGS; encoded by the coding sequence GTGCCAGTACTGACCCGGCTGATTCCCTCACCGGTGGTCGTGGACATCCGCCCGGGCGCCCTCGACGACCTGGTCGGGGTCCTCGCCGACGAGCGCATCTCGCACTCGGGCAAGCTCGCGATCGCCGTCAGCGGCGGCTCGGGCGCCCGGCTGCGCGAGCGTCTCACCCCGGCCCTGCCCGGCGCCACCTGGTACGAGGTGGGCGGCGGCACCCTCGACGACGCCGTCCAGCTGGCCGGCGACATAAAGGCCGGCCACTACGACGCCGTCGTGGGCCTGGGCGGCGGCAAGATCATCGACTGCGCCAAGTTCGCCGCGGCGCGGGTGGGCCTGCCGCTGGTCGCCGTGCCGACGAACCTCGCGCACGACGGCCTGTGTTCGCCGGTCGCCACCCTCGACAACGACGCGGGGCGCGGCTCCTACGGCGTGCCGAACCCGATCGCGGTCGTCATCGACCTGGACGTCATCCGCGAGGCGCCGGTGCGGTTCGTGCGCGCCGGCATCGGCGACGCGGTGTCCAACATCTCGGCGATCGCCGACTGGGAGCTCGCCCACCAGGTCAAGGGCGAGAAGATCGACGGTCTCGCGGCCGCGATCGCCCGCCAGGCCGGCGAGGCCGTGCTGCGGCACCCGGGCGGCATCGGCGACACCGGCTTCCTCCAGGTGCTGGCCGAGGCACTGGTGCTCAGCGGCATCGCGATGTCGGTGTCGGGCGACTCCCGCCCCTCCTCCGGCGCGTGCCACGAGATCAACCACGCCTTCGACCTGCTCTTCCCCCGGCGGGCCGCGGCCCACGGGGAACAGTGCGGACTCGGCGCGGCCTTCGCGATGTACCTGCGCGGAGCGCACGAGGAGTCGGCCTACATGGCCCAGGTACTGCGGCGGCACGGACTGCCCGTCCTGCCGCAGGACATCGGCTTCACGGTGGACGAGTTCGTCCGCGCCGTGGGGTTCGCTCCCGAGACCCGGCCCGGCCGCTACACGATCCTCGAACACCTCGACCTCAAGCCCGACCAGATCAAGGACGTCTACACCGAATATGTCAAGGCCATCGGTAGCTGA